The Salinibaculum sp. SYNS191 genome has a window encoding:
- a CDS encoding GDP-mannose 4,6-dehydratase, with product MNALITGGAGLIGSHFVDHLLTETDQDIHIVDNFSTGRRSNIEHTLANERVEIDDVDVRETEEMHQAVSRADIVYHFAAALGVERIVDNPLSSLQTNIRGTENILDAAAKDGTPVFVASSSEVYGKSPDLPFSEEDDCVLGPTSVPRWGYATAKAIDEFYAFAHHAENDLPIVVGRFFNTVGPRQVGDYGMVIPTFVERALADEPIQVYGDGTQTRSFTHVRDAVKVVRDLMNTPNTDGDVFNIGSSESISINELAEQIILVTDSNSKIEHVPFAEVFEEDFEEPRHRKPDVSKLRETIGWAPETSLNQIIEDVVDAQQSGAEVPT from the coding sequence ATGAATGCCCTCATCACCGGCGGCGCTGGGCTCATTGGCTCCCACTTTGTTGATCATTTATTGACTGAAACAGACCAAGACATACACATTGTTGATAACTTCTCTACCGGTCGGCGGTCAAATATAGAGCACACTCTGGCCAACGAGCGTGTCGAGATAGACGATGTGGACGTTCGCGAGACAGAAGAGATGCATCAAGCTGTTTCAAGAGCGGACATCGTCTACCATTTCGCTGCTGCTCTAGGTGTGGAACGGATCGTCGATAATCCTCTGAGTTCGCTCCAGACAAATATTAGAGGAACAGAAAACATCTTGGACGCCGCTGCAAAGGACGGAACGCCCGTCTTCGTCGCATCATCTTCGGAAGTGTACGGGAAGTCGCCAGATCTTCCATTCAGTGAGGAGGATGACTGCGTTCTAGGCCCGACATCGGTGCCGCGGTGGGGATACGCGACTGCGAAAGCAATAGACGAGTTCTACGCGTTTGCCCATCACGCCGAGAACGATTTACCCATTGTTGTCGGGCGGTTTTTCAACACCGTTGGACCGCGACAGGTTGGTGACTACGGTATGGTAATCCCGACATTCGTTGAGCGAGCGCTCGCGGATGAACCGATTCAGGTGTACGGCGACGGTACGCAAACACGGAGTTTCACACATGTTCGCGATGCTGTGAAAGTAGTCCGTGATTTGATGAACACCCCTAATACAGATGGTGATGTGTTCAACATTGGTTCCTCCGAGTCAATCAGTATTAACGAACTCGCCGAACAAATAATTTTAGTAACAGATTCAAATTCGAAAATCGAACATGTCCCATTTGCAGAGGTTTTTGAGGAGGACTTTGAGGAACCACGCCATCGCAAACCGGACGTATCAAAGCTTAGGGAGACTATCGGATGGGCACCAGAAACAAGTCTAAATCAGATTATAGAAGACGTTGTAGACGCCCAGCAAAGTGGTGCAGAGGTGCCGACATGA
- a CDS encoding nucleotide sugar dehydrogenase, with product MTGKPLFQRIADRKVSVGIIGLGYVGIPVSLSFTEAGFRVRGFDIDEFRIDELLSGRSYIDDVSDTRIRAALENGFKPSANPSVIADCDVYVLAVPTGINEGEPDMAAVEAATKTVAEQAGSRETLVVVTSTVYPGATRNIVKPSIEPAAEGPTYFAMVPERLNPGGDLEFSKIPLVVGADSEVAGAVATELFETVVSRTYPVESTDTAELAKTLENTYRMVNIALVNELVTFSQYIDADVWEAIDAAATKPFGFQPFRPGPGVGGHCIPIDPQFLTWRAENLGIELSLLNGAQRVNDRMPRLVANRIESLLRENHCEPEDASIFALGAAYKPNVGDTRNSPALQVIEALPDEAEVTIADPHADACDVSRKLVQTPDPENVRSADIVVLLVDHKTFDLKSIGEQASLIFDTRNAMPDDISAEVVTLGEIPERSCNETTRNFSLTEVP from the coding sequence ATGACTGGCAAGCCGCTCTTTCAGCGGATCGCCGATCGAAAAGTATCAGTCGGCATTATCGGTCTCGGTTATGTTGGGATTCCTGTAAGTCTCTCGTTCACGGAGGCTGGATTCCGAGTCAGAGGCTTTGATATCGACGAATTCCGGATTGATGAACTTCTATCGGGGAGAAGCTACATTGACGATGTTTCCGATACCCGCATCCGTGCAGCGCTCGAAAATGGGTTTAAACCTTCAGCAAATCCATCCGTCATCGCCGATTGCGATGTGTATGTTCTCGCTGTTCCGACTGGAATAAATGAGGGCGAACCAGATATGGCCGCGGTAGAAGCGGCGACAAAGACGGTCGCTGAACAGGCTGGATCGCGTGAGACGTTGGTGGTTGTCACCAGTACCGTTTATCCTGGTGCGACCCGAAATATTGTCAAGCCGAGTATTGAACCCGCAGCGGAGGGACCGACGTATTTTGCGATGGTACCTGAACGTCTGAATCCAGGTGGTGACCTCGAATTTTCGAAAATTCCGCTCGTTGTCGGTGCGGATAGCGAGGTCGCTGGCGCAGTCGCGACCGAACTGTTCGAAACGGTCGTTTCCAGAACCTACCCCGTCGAATCGACTGACACGGCGGAGCTAGCGAAGACGCTGGAAAACACATATCGAATGGTGAATATCGCACTTGTAAACGAACTTGTCACATTTTCCCAATATATTGATGCAGATGTCTGGGAGGCGATTGACGCTGCGGCAACGAAGCCATTCGGTTTCCAACCATTTCGACCGGGGCCCGGTGTCGGCGGTCACTGTATTCCGATAGATCCACAGTTCCTAACTTGGCGCGCTGAAAACCTTGGCATCGAACTTTCTCTGCTAAATGGTGCCCAACGCGTCAATGACCGGATGCCTAGACTTGTCGCTAACCGTATTGAGTCACTCCTTCGTGAGAATCACTGCGAACCTGAGGATGCCTCAATTTTCGCCCTTGGTGCTGCATACAAACCCAATGTTGGTGATACTCGGAACTCCCCCGCTCTACAGGTGATAGAAGCACTTCCTGATGAAGCAGAAGTGACGATCGCTGACCCCCATGCTGATGCTTGTGATGTCTCTCGGAAACTCGTTCAAACCCCTGATCCAGAGAACGTCCGGTCGGCAGATATCGTTGTCCTTCTTGTTGATCACAAGACCTTTGACCTGAAGTCAATCGGGGAACAGGCCTCCCTGATCTTCGACACTCGGAATGCGATGCCTGATGATATCTCTGCCGAGGTTGTGACTCTTGGTGAAATCCCTGAGCGAAGCTGCAATGAAACCACGCGTAATTTCAGCCTGACTGAGGTACCATAA
- a CDS encoding STT3 domain-containing protein, with protein MTEGSRATELLADRPELEAPLQDLLEIDEAHETWTFDDISLDSGTFGQLVSEGVVEKVDGEYRLAEPDAVRRALGEQPTSDDTERGSVNTPSLDEVSLSLPSVDGRAAAMLAGALTLIVVIRSYVVGSVFRPDAVVLAANDPYYYRYWVEQAFAEGMVGGLPIAEVPEGIALGEPFLVATLAWVSGLLGGVDASGAVLAVYPVVAAVLVGLGLYFLTMVVTADRRVALSAVLMLAVTPASSLRTALGFADHHAFDFVWLILTALALAVLVSSEREGPVVAVLGALGVGVGVTGQVLAWDNGPLLVVPLAAVVVGVVLLAVREGRSPVREAGPILGGLALAAGVTYAVHTTVGWHTQTVALTPAIFLGGALAIVAVGEGAYRFDLGVRVTAGVEAVAGLGSVAGVAVFLPDYWSRAIEGLGRITQRQDIAEVESLFSGDTLGFLLLFGFVLFIAVPALAWATVQLVDGTARWLVPAAYGWYFLVLAVFQVRFAGELSPFTALFAGVGFVWLAEKVDLARPLSTGREFAAWVPGRVDRSTVSLVLALFVLVAGLSVVQSAIKVEQVTTDDASYETAAAIASFADEHGWDNAEESYVLSNWGENRMYNYFVNGQSRSYGYARSVYGSFLNQSDPDAATEELVNRVRFVVIEDGADANRMSMQARLHQRFGSRGDGVAGLGQFRAMYATNDRTAFVRVPGARLSGTVGSNTTVSVATNVSIPGASFTYERWVRSGNVSVRVAYPGTYNVRVGEQLRTVAVSEAEVLNGTRVSIGE; from the coding sequence ATGACTGAAGGCAGTCGGGCCACGGAGTTGCTTGCGGACCGGCCCGAACTGGAAGCCCCACTCCAAGACCTTCTCGAAATCGACGAGGCACACGAGACGTGGACGTTCGACGATATCTCCCTGGATTCCGGGACGTTCGGCCAGCTCGTCTCCGAGGGTGTCGTCGAGAAAGTCGATGGCGAGTACCGCCTCGCAGAGCCCGACGCCGTGCGGCGTGCGCTCGGGGAGCAACCAACGAGTGATGACACAGAGAGGGGGTCGGTCAACACGCCCTCGCTCGATGAGGTGTCGCTCTCGCTGCCGAGCGTCGATGGCCGAGCAGCTGCGATGCTTGCGGGTGCACTTACCCTCATAGTCGTCATCCGTTCGTACGTCGTCGGGTCGGTGTTCCGTCCCGATGCCGTCGTGTTAGCGGCGAATGATCCCTACTACTATCGCTACTGGGTTGAGCAAGCCTTTGCCGAGGGCATGGTCGGGGGACTGCCGATTGCCGAGGTTCCCGAGGGAATTGCACTCGGCGAACCGTTTCTCGTCGCGACGCTGGCGTGGGTCTCGGGATTGCTCGGTGGTGTAGACGCCTCCGGTGCGGTGCTTGCGGTGTATCCCGTCGTCGCGGCTGTGCTGGTTGGTCTCGGGTTGTATTTCCTGACGATGGTCGTCACGGCGGATCGCCGGGTTGCCCTGTCTGCCGTGTTGATGCTCGCAGTCACGCCGGCGAGTTCCTTGCGGACGGCACTCGGGTTTGCCGACCACCACGCCTTCGACTTCGTGTGGTTGATTCTGACTGCACTCGCGCTTGCCGTGCTCGTCAGTTCCGAGCGTGAGGGCCCTGTTGTGGCCGTTCTCGGTGCACTCGGCGTTGGTGTGGGTGTTACTGGACAGGTGCTCGCGTGGGACAACGGCCCGCTGTTGGTTGTTCCGCTGGCTGCCGTCGTTGTCGGGGTGGTACTGCTGGCCGTTCGTGAGGGTCGCTCGCCGGTCCGGGAGGCGGGACCGATACTGGGAGGGTTGGCGCTGGCTGCGGGTGTGACCTACGCTGTTCACACGACGGTCGGATGGCACACCCAGACCGTGGCGCTGACGCCTGCCATCTTCCTCGGTGGTGCGCTCGCCATCGTCGCGGTCGGAGAGGGTGCGTATCGGTTCGACCTTGGGGTTCGTGTCACAGCTGGTGTTGAAGCCGTCGCCGGGCTCGGAAGTGTGGCTGGGGTTGCCGTGTTCCTACCCGACTACTGGTCGCGGGCGATCGAGGGACTTGGTCGTATCACACAGCGACAGGACATCGCGGAGGTTGAGTCACTGTTCAGCGGGGACACGCTGGGCTTTCTCCTGCTGTTCGGGTTCGTGTTGTTCATCGCGGTGCCGGCCCTGGCCTGGGCAACGGTCCAGCTCGTTGACGGCACAGCACGCTGGCTGGTGCCGGCCGCATACGGGTGGTACTTCCTCGTGCTGGCGGTGTTCCAGGTGCGCTTTGCGGGTGAACTCTCGCCGTTTACGGCGCTGTTTGCAGGGGTTGGGTTCGTCTGGCTGGCCGAGAAGGTTGATTTGGCACGGCCGCTGTCGACGGGCCGGGAGTTCGCGGCGTGGGTGCCCGGGCGTGTGGATCGGTCGACGGTGTCGCTGGTGCTGGCGCTGTTCGTGTTAGTTGCCGGGTTGAGCGTGGTGCAGTCGGCGATCAAAGTCGAGCAGGTGACGACCGACGATGCCTCCTACGAGACGGCCGCCGCGATTGCTTCGTTTGCCGACGAGCACGGGTGGGATAACGCCGAGGAGAGTTACGTACTGTCGAACTGGGGTGAGAACCGGATGTACAACTACTTCGTCAACGGGCAGTCACGGTCGTACGGGTATGCTCGCTCTGTCTACGGGTCGTTCTTGAATCAGAGCGATCCAGACGCGGCGACCGAGGAGCTGGTCAATCGGGTTCGGTTCGTGGTGATTGAAGACGGTGCGGACGCGAACCGGATGTCCATGCAGGCGCGGCTGCACCAGCGTTTCGGGAGTCGGGGTGACGGCGTAGCCGGGCTCGGGCAGTTCCGTGCGATGTACGCGACCAACGACCGGACGGCGTTCGTGCGCGTCCCGGGCGCGCGGCTTTCCGGTACAGTCGGGTCGAATACAACGGTGTCGGTTGCGACAAACGTCTCGATTCCGGGGGCGTCGTTCACATACGAGCGGTGGGTTCGGTCAGGGAACGTCAGTGTTCGTGTCGCCTACCCCGGGACCTATAACGTGCGTGTTGGCGAGCAGTTGCGGACAGTTGCTGTTTCCGAAGCTGAAGTGTTGAACGGGACACGTGTATCCATCGGGGAGTAG